The proteins below are encoded in one region of Triticum aestivum cultivar Chinese Spring chromosome 1B, IWGSC CS RefSeq v2.1, whole genome shotgun sequence:
- the LOC123139772 gene encoding putative F-box protein At3g44060 yields MEPTGRSTKRMRPAPPHTHESTPGPAETTDPAAGRTQHPPPGAGGDGGEGPPDRISDLPDAVLGEIIFLLPTMEGARTQALASRWRHLWRTAPLNLDCRGIPGNLPGAILSAHGGPVHRLCLPSLLLQYRADVAGTWLRSPSLDTLQELEFYLELPITYRFSFSRLQLLQPPPASIFRFSSTLRVATISQCHLPDNTVETLQFPLLNKLALVEVKISEGSLQSIITSGCPALESLLLRTSFDIRGLRINSPILKSIGVHSRFVELIIQDAPSLERLLCLRMDMRMRVSVLSAPRLATLGYISQDSQDSKIMFGSTVIQRLCVVSLTMVVPTIKILAVHMNFNLDMVIELMKCFVCLEKLYMKIQTDSPAGTNFWRHKHRNFLTSQDIRLKTLVLGHYRGIQAQVNFVTFFILNAKLLESIRLEVDSRDYNDRFFAEQCRMLQMENRISRGAQLCVTTGSHNDVSSTVDLNDLDLADPFACRC; encoded by the exons ATGGAGCCGACCGGCCGGAGTACCAAGAGGATGAGACCCGCGCCGCCCCACACCCACGAATCTACGCCAGGTCCAGCGGAAACGACGGATCCGGCCGCGGGGAGAACCCAACACCCGCCGCCGGGAGCTGGGGGTGATGGCGGCGAGGGACcgccggaccgcatcagcgatcttccCGACGCGGTCCTCGGCGAGATAATCTTCCTCCTGCCCACCATGGAGGGCGCCCGCACCCAAGCCCTCGCGTCCCGGTGGCGCCACCTCTGGCGCACCGCCCCCCTCAACCTCGACTGCCGCGGCATCCCCGGCAACCTCCCCGGCGCCATACTCTCCGCCCACGGGGGCCCCGTCCACCGCCTCTGCCTCCCGTCGCTCCTCCTCCAGTACAGAGCCGATGTGGCAGGCACCTGGCTCCGGTCCCCCTCCCTGGACACGCTCCAGGAGCTCGAGTTCTACCTAGAGCTACCAATAACATACAGATTTTCGTTCTCAAGGTTACAGCTGCTGCAACCACCGCCGGCGTCCATCTTCAGGTTCTCGTCCACTCTCCGCGTCGCCACCATCAGCCAGTGCCATCTCCCGGACAATACCGTGGAGACGCTTCAGTTTCCCCTGCTCAACAAGCTTGCGCTCGTGGAGGTCAAAATCTCGGAGGGCTCGCTGCAGAGCATCATCACCTCCGGCTGCCCTGCCCTGGAGAGCTTGTTGCTCAGGACTAGTTTTgacatccgtggtctcaggatcaaCTCCCCTATCCTTAAAAGTATAGGCGTTCATTCTAGGTTTGTAGAACTCATCATTCaggatgccccttcacttgaaagatTGCTCTGTCTGAGAATGGATATGAGAATGCGAGTGTCAGTACTCTCCGCACCTAGACTGGCGACCTTGGGTTACATTTCTCAGGATTCACAGGACTCCAAAATCATGTTTGGCTCCACGGTTATTCAG AGATTGTGCGTTGTTAGCCTGACAATGGTGGTGCCTACTATCAAGATCTTAGCTGTGCATATGAATTTTAATCTGGATATGGTTATTGAGTTGATGAAATGCTTTGTATGCTTGGAGAAGTTGTATATGAAG ATTCAGACAGATTCACCAGCAGGAACAAATTTCTGGCGTCATAAACACCGGAATTTTCTCACATCTCAGGACATTCGTTTGAAGACCTTAGTGCTGGGACATTACCGAGGCATCCAGGCACAAGTTAACTTTGTCACATTCTTTATACTGAATGCGAAACTGCTAGAGTCCATCCGACTTGAGGTTGATTCCAGGGATTACAATGACAGATTTTTCGCAGAACAGTGTAGGATGCTTCAGATGGAGAACAGGATTTCTAGAGGTGCTCAGCTCTGTGTTACAACAGGTTCTCACAATGATGTTTCGAGCACCGTTGACCTCAATGATTTGGATTTGGCTGATCCGTTCGCATGTAGATGTTGA